From Arachis stenosperma cultivar V10309 chromosome 2, arast.V10309.gnm1.PFL2, whole genome shotgun sequence, one genomic window encodes:
- the LOC130961982 gene encoding putative disease resistance RPP13-like protein 1, translating to MESRASKLKYLRVLSFRKLDVLPDSIGKLIHLRYLNLSWTKVKKLPESLCNLYNLQTLILYRCYGLTMLPNDMRKLVNLWHFDLRGTSLKEMPRGISKLKMPILDYFVVGKHKENGIQELGGLSNLGGSFKIKKLENVADVRQARSARMLEKNRIDALSLEWSSGNKMVSNMETLRDILDNLQPHNGLKELRIQGYKGERFPDWVGHCSYDNMTSVTLASCKNCCMLPSLGQLPSLKSLCIKGFLQLKRIGDEFYNNDSDHHSSPIAPFPSLEELVFDNMPCWEKWHVPHPEAFPRLRTLEIEDCGMLTGDMLNDILWRRDSCLREDDEGRSDGMVGGGDALSINRGSQSFNASTVNHLCCLQELLISGCPSIVSFPGNCLPKSLQN from the coding sequence ATGGAAAGCAGAGCATCAAAGTTGAAATACTTGAGAGTTTTATCCTTTCGTAAACTTGATGTATTACCAGATTCAATAGGTAAATTGATTCATCTACGCTATTTGAATCTCTCTTGGACCAAGGTTAAGAAATTACCAGAGTCATTATGCAACTTGTATAATCTACAAACATTAATATTGTATAGATGTTATGGCCTGACCATGTTGCCCAATGACATGCGTAAACTTGTGAATTTATGGCATTTTGATCTTAGGGGAACTTCTTTGAAAGAAATGCCTAGAGGAATAAGTAAATTGAAAATGCCTATTTTAGATTACTTTGTGGTGGGCAAGCACAAAGAAAATGGAATCCAGGAATTAGGAGGGCTCTCAAATCTTGGAGGATCATTTAAGATTAAGAAGTTGGAGAATGTTGCTGATGTCAGACAAGCCAGGAGTGCAAGGATGTTGGAGAAGAACCGCATTGACGCGTTATCGTTGGAATGGTCTTCAGGTAATAAGATGGTTTCAAACATGGAGACTTTGAGAGATATACTTGATAACTTGCAACCGCACAATGGCTTGAAAGAGTTGAGGATCCAGGGATACAAGGGCGAAAGATTTCCAGATTGGGTGGGACACTGTTCTTACGACAATATGACAAGTGTAACACTAGCATCTTGCAAGAATTGCTGCATGCTGCCTTCACTTGGACAACTGCCATCTCTAAAGTCCCTGTGCATTAAAGGTTTTCTTCAGCTCAAGCGTATTGGTGATGAGTTTTACAACAATGACAGCGATCATCATTCCTCGCCTATTGCACCGTTTCCTTCACTCGAGGAATTGGTGTTTGATAACATGCCATGCTGGGAGAAGTGGCACGTACCTCACCCAGAAGCTTTTCCTCGGCTTAGGACACTTGAAATAGAAGATTGTGGAATGTTAACCGGAGATATGCTTAACGACATATTGTGGAGAAGGGATTCTTGTTTGCGGGAAGACGATGAAGGAAGGTCTGATGGGATGGTAGGTGGTGGGGATGCTTTATCAATAAACAGGGGATCTCAATCATTTAATGCAAGCACCGTCAACCATCTATGTTGCCTCCAAGAACTACTTATTTCAGGGTGTCCGTCTATTGTATCCTTTCCGGGTAATTGTTTACCCAAATCTCTGCAAAACTGA
- the LOC130961160 gene encoding putative disease resistance RPP13-like protein 1, producing MAGALVGGAFLSGFINFVFGRLLTLDTVNRVLGKKLGPDLVERLKISLHAAEAVLDDAEYKQLGDERVRDWLNCLRDAVYDADDFLDAVLTKAATQKEVRSLLPSFFLNRHRKMVNKMEGVVARIEFLVSQKDILGLQKTTKDNNLSSSSSSSSWRETTCLMEGNIYGREDDQQALIKTINDNSESQLSVIPIVGMGGVGKTTLAKWAYSVAEGFDLKAWVCISETFDIAEITKKTIEEINTDSCTLGSLNLLQNKLQEMLSGKKFFVVLDDVWSEDADKWKQFITPFQCGAKGSTILLTTRNQEVASVVKTCPSCILNELSEESCWLLFAANACFPDGNPTLEDIGRQIVNKCKGLPLAVETLGRMLQGKDDAEEWKAVLRSAIWEFSVTNCKIIPALLISYFQLPSYLKRCFVYCSLYPKDYHFDKEELILLWMAENLLRLPKRGESLEEVGCECFEELTSRLFFKPAEHPRERYVMHDLLHDLAIFLAGDFYCKIEELGEQEEINVLTRHLSHLSYGTLDNSISKFFKSIVKSESLRTS from the coding sequence ATGGCTGGTGCACTTGTTGGTGGAGCTTTCCTTTCTGGCTTCATTAACTTTGTCTTTGGCAGGTTGCTCACATTGGATACGGTCAACCGGGTCTTGGGCAAGAAACTTGGCCCTGACTTGGTTGAGAGGCTGAAAATTTCTCTGCATGCTGCTGAAGCTGTGCTTGATGATGCTGAGTACAAGCAACTGGGCGACGAACGTGTGAGGGATTGGCTCAACTGTCTGAGAGATGCTGTTTATGATGCTGATGACTTTCTGGACGCTGTACTCACCAAAGCCGCCACTCAAAAGGAGGTACGTTCTTTGTTGCCTAGTTTCTTCCTCAACCGACATAGGAAGATGGTAAATAAAATGGAAGGGGTGGTTGCAAGAATAGAAtttcttgtaagtcaaaaaGATATCCTTGGTCTTCAAAAAACTACCAAGGATAATAActtgtcatcatcatcatcatcgtcatcatGGCGAGAAACCACATGTCTGATGGAAGGGAACATATATGGCAGGGAGGATGATCAACAAGCTTTAATCAAAACAATAAATGACAACAGTGAATCTCAGTTGTCTGTGATTCCTATTGTTGGCATGGGTGGGGTTGGTAAAACAACCTTAGCCAAATGGGCGTACAGTGTCGCGGAAGGATTTGATCTGAAAGCATGGGTCTGCATCTCTGAAACATTTGATATTGCTGAGATTACAAAGAAAACCATTGAGGAGATTAACACAGATTCTTGTACCCTTGGGAGTTTAAATTTGCTTCAAAATAAACTGCAGGAAATGTTGTCGGGAAAGAAGTTCTTTGTTGTTCTAGACGATGTCTGGAGCGAAGATGCCGATAAGTGGAAGCAATTTATAACTCCTTTTCAATGTGGGGCTAAGGGTAGTACAATTCTTCTAACAACTCGCAATCAAGAGGTTGCTTCAGTAGTTAAAACATGTCCCTCTTGCATTCTTAATGAGTTGTCGGAAGAGTCTTGTTGGTTATTGTTTGCAGCCAATGCATGTTTTCCGGACGGGAACCCAACACTTGAGGATATCGGTAGACAAATTGTCAACAAGTGTAAGGGCTTGCCATTAGCTGTAGAAACACTTGGGCGCATGTTGCAAGGAAAGGATGATGCTGAAGAATGGAAAGCTGTTTTAAGGAGTGCCATCTGGGAATTTTCCGTGACaaattgtaaaattattccAGCATTGTTAATAAGCTACTTCCAGCTACCTTCTTACTTGAAGCGTTGTTTCGTTTATTGTTCATTGTATCCCAAAGATTATCATTTTGATAAAGAAGAACTAATTTTGCTGTGGATGGCTGAAAATCTTTTAAGGCTACCAAAAAGAGGAGAGAGCTTAGAAGAGGTCGGGTGTGAGTGTTTTGAAGAATTAACTTCCAGATTATTTTTTAAACCAGCGGAGCATCCTCGTGAAAGGTACGTGATGCATGATCTCTTGCATGACTTGGCAATATTCCttgctggagacttctattgTAAAATAGAAGAACTTGGTGAACAAGAAGAGATAAATGTTCTCACTCGTCATTTGTCACATTTGTCATATGGAACCTTGGATAATTCGATCTCAAAATTCTTTAAGTCCATTGTGAAATCCGAATCTTTGAGGACATCG